The sequence below is a genomic window from Lentimicrobium saccharophilum.
GGACCATTGACCAGAACTACCGCACCATTTCCAATTCACTTTACCGGGGATGGAACTGGGACAATATTCTTTCGTATTCCAAAATCGTGAATGAAAAACATTATTTCTCCGCACTGGCCGGGTTTACCATGAATCAGAAGAATTACAGATACAACAGCAACCAGGTGAGGGGATTTGCATTCGAAGACGAATATCAGGCAATTTTCCTGAATGGTACCGACTGGACAGTTAAACCGATCGAAGAAATCTGGGATGAGGCTTACGTTTCAGTCCTCGGACGTGCTTCCTATTCATACGATGACCGCTATTTTATTACCGGTAGTCTCCGCAGGGATGCTTCATCAAAACTCAGTCCGGATAATAACTCAGATATTTTCCCGGCAGTTTCGGCATCCTGGAAGTTGTCGTCAGAATCATTTATGAAACAGGTGACGGCTGTTAGTTTCGCCAAACTTCGTATCAGCTGGGGTCAGGTAGGTAATATCAACTCAGTAAGAAGATTCATATATGCCCCGCCTTATCAGGTAACCAGCTGGCCTTTATTCCTTGGCCCTGACGGTGAAAATCAGGGGTATGGTATTTTCCAGCCTACTATCCCGAATCCTGACCTGAAATGGGAACGTACCGAGCAAACCAATATTGGTATTGATGTTGGTTTCCTGCAAAACAGGCTGATGCTTACTGCTGATTATTTCTTCAAGCACACCAAAGATCTTATAGAAGAAATGCCTATCTCTTCTGTTGCCGGTGTTGCCTCCCCGCCTGAATTCAATATCGGAGAAGTTGAAAACCGCGGATGGGAATTTACGCTTAACTACAATGAAAAAGTAGGGGATGTAAATCTTAACTTCAACGGAAACATCGGATTTGTTAAAAACGAAGTGATCAGCATTGGTGAAACCGAATTTATCGCCCACACCAATGATGTTAACTCCATGAAACCATTGCAGTCGACAGCAGGTCAGCCATGGCATTCCTATTACCTGATTGATGCAGTTGGAATTTTCAGGAGTCAGGATGAGATTAATGCCTACACCTGGACCGATCCCGAAACCAACACGACATCACTTATTCAACCCAATGCCAAACCCGGTGACCTCAAATTCCTTGATGCCAACAATGATGGCAAGATCAATGATGAAGACCGCATATACATGGGTGCTTACGACATGCCCGATTTCATCTACGGTTTTAACGTCGGTGCCAACTGGAGAAACTTCAGCCTTAATATGTTCTTCCAGGGAGTTAAGGGCGTAATGGTATTCAATGGTGTTAAAGCCATGACATACTCAGGCCTGAAAGGCTGGAACATGAGCACAGATATTCTGGATTCATACAATTACGATCCAAATTCAGAGATTCCCCGCTTGTCAGTAGTTGAAGATCCCAATGGCAACTATTCAAAGGTTTCTGACTTCTTCCTTGAAAAAGCCGATTACCTGAGGCTTAAAAATCTGAATTTCTCTTATACCCTGCCAAAGAGTCTGGTAACCAAAGCCGGCCTTGCTTCTACCTCGAACATCAGGTTGTATTTCAACGGAGAGAATCTGGTTACTTTCACCAACTACTCTGCATTTGACCCCGAAGTCGGCAACCTTGGAGTTGACGGCGGCAGATTCCCTGTCTCGAGGATGTACAGTTTTGGCATCAATGTTTCATTCTAAATAACTGAAAATCATGAAAAAGAACATAATAATTATATCAACACTTCTGATTGCACTGATGTTCTCATCATGCGAGAAGTTTCTGGAATATGAGCCTTACGGCCAGCCCAATCAGCTGTCGAACATGACAGACGAGCAGGCAATGCAGGCTGTTTATTCACTCTTCTACTGGCAGTATCGTGAGGGAACCATGGGTCGTGGTTTCATGTGGTACGAAAACTGCAGCGATAACCTGATTACCGGTCGTACACAGGCTGAGGCCCAGAATATTAAAAATTTCCTTGATAATGGATCAGCATCCCGCGATGTACGCGACAACTGGCCCCAGATGTACCAAACCATCAATTATGCAAACCAGTTGATCCGTTCGGCTCCGACGGCCACCAAATTATCCGAAAAAGTTCGCAACAGTGTGCTTGGACATGCCTATTTTATGCGCGCATTTGCTTACCTGTGGCTGGCTCCCTGGTACGGCGACAATGGTCCCAACGGTGGTATCCCTATCGTGACTGAGAATACAGGTATTGATGAGATTGACGTTCCCAGGCCGCCCTCAGTATTGGATAATTACGATATGATCATTGAAGATCTGGATAAAGCGGCTGAATTATTGCCCTATTTTGATGAAATTCCATCGAATGACTGGGGCCTGATGCACAAAACCGCTGCCTGGTCATTAATGGCCCGCGCTGCCCTTTATGCCGCCCAATACGACAATTCCTATTATCAGAAAGTAATTGAATATACCGACCGTGTTATCAATACAGGTAAGCATTCGCTCGTTACTAACTATGCCGATGTGTTTACCATTGAACAGAACTGGAGCCCTGAGTATATCATGAGTGTTACCAGCACTGAAATCGACGGTTCAAAACTTCCGGGGGTGCTCTTCCAGAATGGCGGTTTCGGAATTTACAATACCTGGGGATATTTCCAGCCGACGCTGGAACTTTACAATGCATTTGAAGAAGGCGACACCCGTCGAGCAGCAACCATACTTGCCCCGGGTGAAACCGTTCAGTTTGTCGGAAACGAAATAGTATGGGCAGTAAATCCTGCGTCTGTTTCAAGCCCGTCAGCACTTACTTTCCGTAAGTATCTGGCCCCTTTCGCTCCGGCTGACGCCGTTGGAACTACGGTCAATCCAAACAGCGACAACGGAACCACTGATCTTAATATTCCGCTTGTAAGGTATTCCGATGTACTGCTTATGAAAGCAGAGGCCCTTATCTGGACAGGCCAGAATGGCGATGGTCCGCTCAATGAGGTAAGAGTTCGTGCCGGACTTACGCCCAAAACCAATGCAACCAAGGCTGACCTGAAAAACGAACGCAGGTGCGAATTTGCATTGGAGTTCGGGGTCTTCCGTCATCTTGACCTGGTTCGCTGGGGAGATGCTCAGGCAGTTTATGCTCAGCCATTACACGGTTATAAAGTTAACCTCGGCGGGAACGGTATTGAATCACTCGAAGTTATTGAAGTATGGCCGGCCCGTAATTTCAATCCTTCCATTCACCACGTATTTCCGATTCCTGCCCGCGAAATTGCAAAGAGCACGAATCTTAAACAAAACCTTGGTTATTAATATGAGGAGGGAAAAGAGAGGGGTTAATACCTGATGGTTTTAATACCCCTCTCTTACCAGACTTTTTTAACATTAAAAACGCTGAACAATGAGAAAAATATTCACCTTTTTATTCATTGCCATTACCATAGCCTTTTTGGGTTGTACCGATGAGGAAAATAAGGTAGATGGCCGCCTTCTCGGACTTGATATTAAATTCAAGCATACCAGCCCCAGAACCGGTGAGGTTTTAACCAACGTTTACGAAGATGCTTACCGCGATGGTGACATGGTTCAGATCAGCATTGAATCAAGCTACGAAATTGAAAGGATTGAAGTGGTAAACGGAACAACCAAAACCGCCCTGACAACCATTGATGTTAACGGCACAACTGCTTCATTCAGTTATCCCGCTGCAGATCTCGAAATACCGTTCGGACAGCGGGCAGCACTTAAGTTTCATTTCTATTTTAATGATGCCGGGAAAGACGGATTTGATTACCCTTCAATGAAGTCCATCACCTTCAATGCCAACAGCGATATCCCTTCCATCGTAAATTTCAAAAAATCTGATGGAAGTGTTGTGGAGCTGAAAACTACAGATTACAACATTGTTGGTTTTGCCGAAGATGAAGTTCATGGTGTTTATGCAACAACCATTCCTGATGAGATCTCTTATCTGGAAGTCGAGAACTCTTCATTACTCAATTTTGGTGCCAGCCGCAACTTCTCCATCAGTTTCTGGATTCAGTCAGACCATGATGAAAGTGATCCTGCAATTATGGGAACCCAGGACTGGAACAGTTCAAACAATAAAGGTTGGGTAATTGCATGGCTCAATGGCCGCATCAGGGCGGTTGCCTGCGATGGCGATGGAAATAAAACCGACCTGCGCACGGCAGAGGAACAATCAATTTTAGGGGCTGACTGGCATTTTGTTACCGTTGTTTTCAATCGCACCGCGAATGCCGAGATATGGATTGACGGACAACTGGCTGTTTCTACCGTTATGGTTAACGGCAACATTGACACAGGGCTCCCTGTGAAAATCAACCAGGACGGAACCGGGACTTACAGCCCGAGGCTGGGTGCAAAATACAGCGATATTTTCTTTTACGACTATGCACTCACAGAAGCACAGATACAGGCAATTTTTAACGCCAAATAAATGATCTCCTGCTGCAGGATTGAAGTAACGATTCGTTCTGATGCACAATTAATCAACCCATTGATGAATAATACTGCTTTTGAAGGCATATATTGAATAAACACGTTTTGGTTGGTTGCGTGTGGTGGCTTGTACACAGTTTTTGCGGGATGTAGTGCCTTTTTCCTGTAGAAATGGCGAAAGCGGATAAGGTTGGATGATTGTTGATTCTGACCTTATCCGGTACAAGCATATGGTTCAGCGTACTTTTCCTGATGAATCCGATAATGACCAACATTCCGGTTTTAGCATACGAATTTATTAAAACCTTATTAAACCCGCCTTTATGAAAATCAGGAACATATTTATCCTGTTATTACCCGGCATAATCATGATGCAGGGAAGTCATTGGCTGCATGCTCAATCGCTTACCCTGCGCGGACATTCGCACAACGATTATGAGCGGGAAAGGCCGTTTTTCTCTGCGTGGGAGAACCGGTTGGGTTCGATTGAGGCAGATATCTGGGCGGTGGATTCAGTTTTATATGTTGCGCACGACCGGGAGGAAGTAACTCCCGGGATTACCCTTTGGTCATTGTATCTGAATCCGGTCATTGAATTGTATACTGCAAACCACGGAAAAGCATGGAGTGAAGATAACGGTTCATTCCAGTTGCTGATCGACCTTAAAAGCCCGGTTGTACCAACGCTGGATCTGCTGGTTGAAGTGTTGCTGCCGTATCCTCAGGTTTTTGACAGAGACATAAATCCCGGTGCGGTGGAAATCGTAATCAGCGGTTCGAGGCCAGCTCCTGATGATTTTAAAAAATATCCGGAGTTCATAAGGTTTGACGGAAATATCGGGGAAACTTACAGCCTGCAACAACTCGAAAGAATTTCACTGCTTAGCGCGTCTTTCAGTGATTTCAGCAACTGGAACGGAGAGGGTGCCCTGCCGTTGGCCGACCGCCGGAAACTTCAGCGCATAGTTGATGAAACACATCAACTGGGTAAGAAAGTCAGATTCTGGGGCGCACCGGATACTGAAAACGCCTGGGCGCAATTTATGGATTTGGGCATCGATTTTATTAATACCGATAAACCGGCACAATTTGCTGCTTTTTGTTTCAAAAAATGACAGATACGGTGAAAACCCGTATTTTCATAAGCAAAAACAAATTTTGTGATCATGACCTCAAGAAGGAATTTTTTAAGGAACGCTGCCTTGCTGGCAGCCTCGGCGGGGGCTCCCTCCATTGCCATGAAGGCAGCCGGTTTATCAGCCGGGAGCAGTTCAGATGCGCAAGCACCTGCCGACAGCAATGCCCGGTTCAAGAATACCTATGTTAAGAACGTATTTGTAACCGAAAACGAATTCCGCAATGCGCGTCCATCCATAACTCCATCTCCCGGGTTCGATATGGCGCGCGAAATTCTGCCCGTGCCTTTCTGGGAAGGGAATCCTGCAGCTGCTGAAATGTATTGGAAAGCATGGGAAATCGCATTCCGGAATATTAAAGATCCAGCACCGGCGTCCGGTTTTATCAGTTCGTACCTCGACACAGCTTACAACGGCAACATTTTCATGTGGGACTCGGCCTTTATTACCATGTTCGCACGATATGGAAGCCGGGCATACCCGTTTCAGAAAACTCTGGATAATTTCTATGCCAAACAGCACCCGGATGGATTCATTTGCAGGGAAATATGGGGCGATTCGGGTGAAGATTGTTTCCATCGTTACGATCCTACAAGCACAGGACCCAACATTATTCCCTGGAGCGAAATTGAGTATTATCATCATTTTGGCGACCTCGACAGAATTCATAAAATATTTCCGGTTTTAGTTGCCTATTACCAATGGTTACGCCTGAACCGGACGTGGCAGGATGGCTCGTACTGGTCGAGTGGATGGGGCACTGGTATGGATAACCAGCCCAGGGTGCATAAAAACTACAGCCCTATTTTCTCTCACGGGCATATGACCTGGCTCGATACCTGCCTGCAGCAGCTGTTTATCGGGAAAATTCTGGTTGACTTTGGTTTTTATACAGAGCGCTGGCAAGAGATTGAAGACATTGAGGACGAAACCAAGTTCCTGAAAAAATTCATCAAAGAAAAATTGTGGGATCCCAAAACATCCTTTTTCTATGATAAATATGCCGATGGCAGCCGTGGCAACTTCATGGGTATAGGTGCTTTCTGGGCGTTGTGGACGGATATTCTGGAGAAGCAGGAACTGGATTCTTTTGTAAAGCATCTGGTTAACAAAGATACCTTCAGCCGGCCTCATCCTGTGGCATCCATGCCGGCAAATCATGAAAAATATCAGTCCGATGGCAGGTACTGGCAAGGCGGGGTTTGGGCGCCCACCAATTATATGATCATCAGCGGACTCCGGTCCAAAGGATATCATGATGTTGCTTTTGACATCGCCGGCAGGCACTACAAACAGGTGGCTGAGGTTTTCCGCAAAACCGGTACATTCTGGGAATATTATTCTCCCGAAACTCCGGACCAGGGATTCTTAGCCCGCCCCGATTTTGTGGGCTGGACAGGCCTGGTACCTGTTTCTGTGCTTTTTGAAGGCATTTTTGGTATCAAAGTAGCGGTAACCAGCAAAACATTGAACTGGGATGTGCATCTGACCGACGCCCATGGAATTGACAGATATCCTTTTGGAAAAGATAACCTGCTCAATCTGAAGTGCAACGCCAGAAAAAATGCAGGCCATAAACCGCTCATTGAAATTCAGTCGGATACAGAGCTTACCTTGAACTATTCGTGGAAGGGAGGCAAAGATTCCATGAAAATTGTTCCCGGTACCAATCAAAACTTTTAAGCCATGAAAAGAAGGGATTTTGTGCTTACATCGGCTTTGGGCCTGAGTTACATCGGATTGGCGGGTACCCCTCTGAATGTATTTGCAAATCAGGGTTTTGTCGGAATGAGGCCCGCAAGGGAAAAACGCACATACATCAGTAAGGCAGTTGAAGAAGAGCTTGCTTTGATAAAGAAAGAAATTGCTGACCCGGAGATTGCCTGGTTGTTTGAAAACTGCTACCCGAACACCCTGGATACAACAGTAAGGTTTTCATTAAAAGGGGAAGAGCCCGACACTTTTATCATCACCGGTGATATTAATGCCATGTGGCTGCGCGATTCAACCGCCCAGGTATGGCCTTACCTGCATCTGGTGAACAAAGATGAAGCGCTTAAGGAATTATTCAAAGGGCTGATCAACCGCCAGGCCGGTTGCATCATTCTTGATCCTTATGCCAATGCCTTTAATCATGGTGCTGAAGGAAGTTATTGGGAAACTGACCTCACCGAGATGAAAAAGGAATTGCACGAACGCAAATGGGAGATTGATTCACTTTGTTACCCGGTGAGGTTATCCTATCATTACTGGAAAGAAACCGGTGATGCCTCGCCTTTTGGTGAAAAATGGCAGAAAGCGGCAAAACTGATCGTGCAAACCTTTAAAGAGCAGCAGCGCAAAGATGGCAAAGGTCCTTACAGTTTTATGCGGGTGACCGAACGCGCAACCGATACTGTGCCCGGTCAGGGTTATGGGAATCCGGTGAAGCCGAACGGGTTGATATGTTCAACCTTCAGGCCATCGGACGATGCCACCATTTTTCTTTTTCTGATTCCTTCCAACTATTTTGCCCTGGTTTCGCTCAGGCAGTTGGCCGAGATATCAGTAAATATCCATGGAAATGCTCCGTTTGCTGCTGAATGCAATGCCCTGGCCGATGAAGTGGAAGCGGCACTTAAAGAGTTTGCCATAGTCAGGCATCATAAACTCGGTGAATTTATTCCTTTTGAGGTGGATGGTTTCGGGAATTATCACCTGATGGACGATGCCAATGTTCCCAGTCTGCTTTCGCTGCCATACCTCGGTGCACTGAAGAATGATGATCCCCTTTATCAGCAGACCCGCAAGCTTTTACTCAGCGAACATAATCCCTGGTTCAGCAGGGGGAAATATGCCGAAGGCATTGGCGGCCCGCATGTTGGTGAACATATGATCTGGCCCATGAGTATCATTATGCGGGCCATGACTTCCACTGACAAACAGGAAATCAGGCAGTGCCTGGGCTGGCTGAAACGCACCCATGCCGATACCGGATTTATGCATGAATCATTTCACAAAGATGACCCGAAGAATTTCACCAGGTCATGGTTTGCATGGGCAAATACCTTGTTTGGTGAACTGATTGTCAAAGTACACCAAAATCATCCTGAAATTCTAAAAGAGATTCTGTAAAAACCTGCTGACATGAAAAAAATTCTTGTTTTACTCACATTAACAGTAATTCTTTTTACTTCCTGCTCCAGAAGCAGGCAAAAACCTGCCGATTACGTCAATCCGTTTATAGGAACCGGCTTTCATGGACATACCTATCCCGGAGCAACCACTCCATTCGGTGCAGTGCAGTTGAGCCCCGATACCAGGCGCGGAAACTGGGATGCCTGTTCAGGATATCACTACAGCGACAGCAGCATGTACGGGTTTTCACATACCCATCTGAGTGGAACGGGATGTATTGACCTGGGCGACATACTGTTTCATCCTACCATAAAGGATGTGGCCCTGAAACCGGAAGGCTATATTTACGATATGCTTCCGTTTTCACACGATAATGAGAAAGCATCTCCCGGATTTTACGAAGTAAGTTTCCCTGAAACCGGTATCAAAGCTTCTTTAACTGCTACGCCAAGGGTTGGAATTCATCAGTATACTTTCCCTGAGTCGGCCGGATCAAAGATTATTATTGATCTGGCACACAGCCTTGACAATGAAAGAATAGACCATCTGGATCTTAAGGTGGTGAGTGATACTGAGATTGCCGGGGCCAGGCTCACCAGCGGATGGACCCCCAATCAGCACATATACTTTGTTGCCAGGTTTTCAAAGCCATTTGGCAATGTAAGGTTGGTTTCGTCGGGTATTGAGATTCAGGACTCCATCAACATCAGCGGTAAAAATATTCAGGCCATCATTGGCTTCGAAACCGGAAAAGGCGAAAAAATTGACGTGAATGTCGGCACATCGCTGGTAAGTATTGACAATGCAAGGCTGAATCTTGAAGCCGAAGCCCCTGATTTCGGCTTTGAAAAATACAGAAAAAAAGCTGAATCCCTTTGGGATGAAGCATTGTCATCAATTCAGGTAGATGGCAGATCCGAATCTGACAAGGAGATCTTTTACACAGCCATGTATCACACCATGGTGGTGCCCAATCTTGTGAGCGATGTCAACGGAGATTTTCGCACGCACGATATGCAGATAAAGCGACTGCCGGAAGGCCGGAATATGTACTCAACGCTTTCGCTGTGGGATACTTACCGGACCTGGCATCCGCTGATGACATTGGTTAACAGCAATTTGACAACCGATATCGTCCATTCCATGCTTGAAATGTACGAAACCACCGGAGAATTACCGATCTGGCCTTTGGCTTCCGGCGAAACAGGAACCATGATTGGTTATCACTCGGTTTCTGCAATCTGGGATGCCTGGCAAAAGGGAATCAGGGATTTCGACGGAGAAAAGGCGCTGAATGCGATGGTTGTTTCTTCACAAAAGCCCAGAAAGGGAGGAAGCCACTACCTTACGCAGGGATGGATTCCTGCAAATATGGAAAAGGAATCGGTTTCATGTCTGCTTGAGTATGCCTATGATGATTGGTGTATTGCAATGATGGCCAAAGAGTTGGGTAAGGAGGACATACATAAGGAATATACCCGCCGGGCATATAATTATCTGAATGCTTTCGATGGAAATACTGGCTTTTTCAGAGGGAAGCGCTCCGATGGAAACTGGGTTACTCCTTTCAGTCCAGTGGTGGTGAGCCGCGATTATACCGAAGCCACAGCCTGGCAATACCGTTTTTATGTACCGCATGATGTTCATGGATTTACCCAGCTATTGGGCGGATATGAGCAGTTTAATGCTGCCCTCGACCAGTTATTCAGCGAGAACACAAAGTTTATTGCCGAAATACCTGATATTACCGGACTTATCGGGCAATATGCACATGGCAATGAACCGAGCCATCATGTGGCTTTTCTCTATAATTATTCCGGCGAGCCATGGAAAACCCAGGAAAGGGTGAGATACATCCTTAAAGAATTGTATCAGGCCGCCCCTGAAGGTATTCCGGGTAATGAAGATTGTGGACAGATGTCGGCCTGGTACATTATGAGCAGTCTTGGGATTTATCCGGTTTGCCCCGGAAGCGGTGAGTATGCCCTATCTTCACCCCTGTTTGAGAAGGCCAGTATGAAACTTCATAATGGCAAGACATTGGAAATCAAGGCGAATGATCCTCAAAAGAACGCTTATATCAGCAAGGTTACCTTTAACGGCACTGAAATTACTGCCAATTTTATCACTCATGAAATGCTGATGCAGGGCGGAGTGCTGGAATTTACCCTTACCGGCAAACCTGTTAAAACACGTGGAGTAACCGATGCTGATGCGCCTTATTCGCTTACGGCAAATAATATGGTTTCAACAGTTTATTGCCCCAACGATCTGCACTTGTTTATTGATGAAACCATGCTCGAACTGGGCTGTATCACCCCCGGTTCGGAGATCAGATTTACGCTGGATGGCTCGGAGCCCATGCAAAATTCAACGTTGTATGCCAATCCTGTTAAACTGACTCAATCTGCGCAGGTGAGGGCGAGGGCTTTCAGGGAAGGCTATGCTCCCGGCCCTGAGTTTAATGTAAAAGCTACCAAAGCGCTGATGCGCCTGCCCGAAAAGAAATCGGCCACTGAAAACGGGGTGCGTTTCAAATACTTTGAAGGAAAGTTTAAACGTACAGATGACATGCTGGGAGCCACCGCTCTGAAAAGTGGAATCCTTCCCGAACCATCTATTGACGGAGCTGAGGTTGAAGATTCCTTTGGCTTTGAATTTACAGGATACCTTTTTATTCCTGCTGATGGAATTTACGATTTCTATACCGAATCAGACGATGGCAGTGTGCTGATGATTGGATCCGAAGTGGTGGTGGATAACGACGGATCACACGGAGCCATCCGGGCAACCGGAAAGATTGCCCTCAGCAAAGGTTATCACAGCTTCATACTGCGGTATTTTGAAGATTACGAAGGCAACTCCCTGGAATGGGGCTGGAAAAAGCCCGGCAGTTATGCGATGGAGTTAATTGCCGCAAAAGACCTGTTTCTGAATTAGTTAAAATTGTTTCTCAATGAAGAAGATACTCTTTCTGGTAATATTAGCGCTGCCACTTGTTTACAGTTGTAAAAACAATGAGCTGGTCAGGATCAATGTGCTGAGTTTCAACATCAGATACGATAACCCGGACGATTCGCTCAATAACTGGAAATACCGCAGGGATTTTGCTTCAGAAATGATTCGTTTTTACGGGGCTGATATTATCGGTGCCCAGGAAGTGCTTAAAAATCAATTAGATGACCTGGATAACGCATTGCCCGGGTTTTCTTACATCGGTGTTGGTCGCCTGGATGGCAAGGAAGATGGAGAATTTGCACCCATCTTTTATAATTCCGGCAGGTTTTCGGTGCTTGAAAGTGGTCATTTCTGGCTCAGTGAAACACCTGAAATTCCCGGATCAAAAGGTTGGGATGCTGCCTGCGAGCGCATTGTAACCTGGGCGGTTTTCAAAGATAAACCGAGCGGTAAATCCTTTGCTTTCTACAATACACACTTTGATCATGTGGGAGAAACCGCTCAGCAGGAGAGTGCCATCATGCTGCTGGCTCATATCCGGGAAAATGTCAAGGGAATTCCGGTAGTTCTTACCGGAGATTTTAATGTAATCCCCGGTTCTGAAGCCGTGAACACCCTGCTTTCGGGTGATCTGCTGGTTGAAGCCGGTAATATTTCCGGAATCAACTATGGCCCGTCATGGACATTTCATGACTTCGGCCGTGTTCCTTTAAAGGATCGTGTAAAAATTGATTATATGTTTGTCAGTCAACCCATAAAGGTCGAATCTTATGCATCAATTTCAGAACAGAAAGACTCGGTCTACCTGTCTGACCATAATCCTGTCTTTGCAAAACTGGTTCTTCAATAAATAATTTTCGGAAAACCAGATTGTCAAATTAATAACAAACTGTTTGGTCTCCTTAAGTTCAACAACAAGATAAAATTGATCTCACAATGAAGAAAAAATATTTTCTGTTTGTCTTTGCCCTGGCTATTGCCTGGTTATTTATAAGTCCTGCTGTTTTTGCACAATACGAAAAAACGGAAGAAAGCGGCGATAAACTGGCTTATGTTAAGCAGCAACCTTACGAAACGGTAAAGGTAACTACTCCTGCGGGAAAAGTTGTTAAGAATGTGATACTTATGATTGGCGATGGTATGGGTTTGACTCAGGTTTCAACTGCCTGGGTTGCCAATCACGGAAATTTGAACATAGATAACTTCCCTGTTATCGGGCTTAAAAGGACTTATGCTGCCAATAAGCTGATCACCGATTCAGGAGCAGCCGGCACGGCCCTGGCAACCGGAAAAAAAACCAATTACCATTCGGTGGGGGTGGATACTGCGGGCAATTCCATTCCTTCGCTCACCGATCTGGCATCGGAAAAGGGATTGTCAACCGCTGTGGTTGTTACCTGCAATCTTTCAGATGCTACGCCTTCGGCCTTCTGCGCAAGCAACAAAGACCGGGATAACGAGGAGGAAATTGCCGCCGATTATCTCAACTGCAATGTAGACTATATTTTTGGCGGAGGACGCAATCAGTTTTATAAAAGGAAAGACGGTCGTAACCTTTTTAAGGAAATGGAGGCCAAAGGTTATCAGGTGTGTTTCACCTGGGAAGAGACCGCCAAAATAGAAACAGGGAAGGTTTTCTCTGTGCTTGATGATGGTCAGTTGCCATTGTATCCCGAAAGGGGAGAGGTTTTTAAAGATGCCACCCTGCATGCGCTGAGTCTGCTTTCCGGAAGCGAAAAAGGATTTTTTGCCATGTTCGAAGGGTCGCGTATTGATGATTGCGGACACTGGCATGATATTCCCGCCCTCATCAATGAGATGGCTGATTTTGATCAGACCATAGGCAGAGTGCTGCAATGGGCCGAAAAGGATGGAGAAACGCTGGTGATT
It includes:
- a CDS encoding alkaline phosphatase; this encodes MKKKYFLFVFALAIAWLFISPAVFAQYEKTEESGDKLAYVKQQPYETVKVTTPAGKVVKNVILMIGDGMGLTQVSTAWVANHGNLNIDNFPVIGLKRTYAANKLITDSGAAGTALATGKKTNYHSVGVDTAGNSIPSLTDLASEKGLSTAVVVTCNLSDATPSAFCASNKDRDNEEEIAADYLNCNVDYIFGGGRNQFYKRKDGRNLFKEMEAKGYQVCFTWEETAKIETGKVFSVLDDGQLPLYPERGEVFKDATLHALSLLSGSEKGFFAMFEGSRIDDCGHWHDIPALINEMADFDQTIGRVLQWAEKDGETLVIVLADHETGGLTLLGGDISKGEVKGHYSTGSHSGIHVPVYAWGPGAEEFAGIYENTDIFNKIAGLLKLK